AGACTTATTTGCCGGGCCATATCACAGGCCGCCCCTGGCTGTTTCATCCCACCAAGGAGGATGCATGCGGGGTCATTGCCGGAACAACCAATCACATCGCCCCCTGCGACTGGACCCAGTTGATCGTAGAAAATTCCAAAATCGTGCAGATTAATGAAGGTGGCGAGTTCGGAAACCGATTGCGTGACGTCATGGAAAAAACCAAGGATATCCAGTATCCGGGTTTTCCGGACAAGGGCATTATGCATTGGTGGGAAGCGTCCATCGGGACAAATCCTCACATTCATCGGCCCCGCAAGGATTTTCCTTCCGGGTTTGTCAATTGCCTTTATGAAAGAGTACGTTCGGGTGTGATTCATATGGGGTTCGGCACCATCATTTCGTCCATGGCCGAGCGAGAAGCAGCCAGAGCCGGCCATCTGGTCGGACACTGGCACCTTCATCTCTATTTTCCGAACTATACGACCGAGCGCTCGGGCGACAATGAAAATGTTATTGAAAACGGACGCCTGCAGGCCCTGGATGATCCTGCCATACGCAAGCTGTGCTCAAAGTACGGCGACCCGGACCTCTGGCTGGATGAGAGCTGGAACCCCGCTGTGCCCGGCATCAATATGCAGGGTGATTATTGGGATCACTATGCCCGGGACCCGCTGCATTGGGTCAAAACAGAACTGGAAGTATGCCGCAACTATCACCCCATGTTCATGACGATGGTCGGCGCAGACGGCAAGTATTGTTCCGGCGAAGGTGCCGACTGGTGGAAAGGCGGATGCTGTAATCACAGCGGCGTTTCCGCCAGCCCGCTCAAAGGCAATTGCTGCGGCGACTAAACCATGAGCAAGCTTGGTGCCGGCGTATGGTTGCTCGGATGCTGGCTGGCAGCCAGCATGGACGCGCGAAATATCAAGGCCACACTATGGCTTGCCCAATGCACGCAAGCAGATCTGCTCAGCAAATTTACGTCTGTCTATTCCCTGGCGCATGGCATGGCCTTTCCATATTCCTTTTTGCTGATGATGCTCATGTCGGCCTGGCACATAGGCAAGCAGTCACAACGTGAATCGCGAACAGGCGCGTTTATCAGCACGGCGCTGATGTGGCTGAGCATGTATCCGGTTTGCCTGATCAGTGAACCCATCGCCTTGAGGCGCCCGGTTCCTCTGGTGTACAAATCTACGCGTTTTTGATGTTGGCAGTGGGCAGTGCAACGATGCTGTTATTCAACGATAAAAATTTATTCCCAAAGAGAGGATACAGATGAGACAAACAAAGGCAACAATGCTGGCTGTGGGCATCACAGCAATGGTGACTGGCGCTACCGCTTTTGGCGCCCAGGGGAATGCAAACTGGCCCAACCGTACCATGACGCTTATCGTGCCCTTTGCGGCAGGAGGCGGAGGAGACACCTTGGCCAGACTGGTCGCAGACCCGCTGGCCAAAACAGTCGGGCAAAGTATTGTGGTAGAAAACCATCCCGGCGCGGGGGGCAATATCGGCAGTGCCGCCGCGGCACGCGCCAAGGCTGACGGATATACGTTCCTGTATGGTACCAACGGCACCCAGGCGATCAACCATGCACTATATAAATCCGTGGGCTATAAGCCAGATCAGTTAAAAGCGGTGGGGCGCTTTTCAACAATCGAACTGACCCTGGTCGTTGCGCGGGACAATGCAAAAGGAATCGGCACCATTACCGACTTGCGCAACTACCGCGCGGGGACAGACAAACCGTTGACCTGTGGTTCTGCCGGAAATGGCACGTCATCGCATCTTGCCTGCGAAATGTTCAAGAAGCAAACGGGCATGCCTGTTACCCACGTACCCTATAAAGGTAATGCCGCTGCCGTGACCGATATTATTGGCGGCCGAATAGATTTCATTATCGATGTCACGCCCAATGTTATTTCACAGATCAGAGCGGGAAGACTCAAAGCGCTCGCGGTCACGAGCAAGACCCCTAGTCCATCATTGCCGGGGGTGCCCACTTTGGACGGCTCGGGGCTGAAAGGATTTGAATTTTATGCCTGGGATGGTTTATACGCACCTGCAGACACGCCACCGGAAGTCATCAATAAAATGAACGCGGCTATTGGTCAAACACTCAAGCTTAAGGAAACCGATCAGCGACTGCGTGGCCGGGGCGCAGTCCCCTCCCCCATGACGCCGGAGCAGTTCCAGACATTCACTGAAGAGGAAAAGCAGCGATTGGGCGCCATTGTCCGGGATATCGGCGCGACCGTGGATTGAATCAGCCATGCCAGACATAACGGCGTCGGCGTTTCTGGCTATAATCTGGACTTACGTGGGCCGATTCCGCTTGGCTGGCGCCGCCCTTATTTCATTTGCATGTCCACACTAATAAAAACCGTCACAGAAGAATTACGCAGGCGAATCCTCAAAGGATCATTGCCGGCCGGTTCACGCATCAAGGAAATCGAGTTTTCTGCTGAGCTCAATGTTTCCCGTACGCCCTTGCGTCTTGCCCTGGGCGAACTGGAACGCCTGGGTTACGTTGAAAAATCTGGCCGCCAGGGGTTTCGGGTGCGCGAGATCAACATGGATGAAGTGGCCGAAGCACTGGAGCTGCGCGGTGTGCTGGAAGGCTACGCGGCGCGGCGGATCGCTGAAACTGCAATCTCTGATAAAGACAGTGCCTGGCTGCGCATGCTTGTGGACAAGGGCCGTGAGCTGATATGCGCCTGGACACGGGAAACGCGACAGCTATTTGTCGAATCCTGGGCAGACAATAATAAGCAATTTCATGATGCCCTGATCACATTGGCACGCAATACCCATCTTGCCGAATCAATGCAGACGGTATCCCGAACGGTCTTTGCACGAGCCAGCAATCTGGGGTCAATTGGCGACTATCCGGAGATCGAACTGGAGTTTTTTACTCGTGCTCAGGAAGATCACGAAGCGATCTTCGAGGCCATCATTCAACGGGAAGGAACGCGTGCCGAAGCGCTGTGTCGTGAGCATGCGCGGCGAAGCATCGAAAATAAGAAAAAACTCAGTCGGCTTTCCGATTGCCGTTGATTCTGCCAGCGTAGCAATCAATGCCTACTGCCATTGATTGGCCAATTCGGCTATAACCGCTCAATGTGCACAGGAATTGCGCATGTACAATATTCGCATTCCAATAGGTGCCGCCATGACGTTTACCAGCATGACTAGTCGCGAGTTCAACCAAGCGGCAAGTGAAGCAACGCGTGCCGCAAACAATGGGCCGGTGTTTATTACAGACCGAGGCCGCCCAGCTCATGTGCTAATGAGCATCGAATTGTATCGACGCATTACCGCAAGCCAAAGAAAGATTGCCGATTTGCTGGCAATGCCCGGCATTGCCGACAGTGATTTTGAAACACCACGTTCGCCAGATCTGGCAAAAATCAACCTGTTTCATTCGAATACCATAAGGCATATGTGATGCACACGGCCCTGCACAAGCTTTAACCGCAGCTGAAGCGCCTGTTATACTAATCTGGTCATTGTCATCTTAGATTCGTAATAGATCGCCCCGCTTCGATTGACTCATATATCTACTTCCAACCCGCTCCCGCCCGTGCTTGCCGGCCCGATCCTGCGCCGCCTCGAACCAGGCCGCCTGGCGCTTTGGCTGGTGGGCAGTGTACCGCTCAAATTTACGCTGCTGCTCGCCCCGGCCGGGGAATCGCCCAGAAGCGTGACGCTTGATGCAACCAACTGCCGCATCATTCCCATTGGCCGCCATGCCTTTTTGCATCTGATCGATGTCGCCCTGTCCGAGCCGCTACCACAGGACACAGTCATTGCCTATGATCTGGTCGCGACCCTGGCCAACGGGGTTGAAGCGAACATTGCACAATGGGCGCCGCATCTGCTGCATGAAGACGCCACTCAGCCTACCCTGGTGCTGCGCAGTCGTGCCGACGACATTCTCTTTGGCTCATGTCGCAAGCCGCATCACCCAGCACGCGATGGCTGGCGCGAGCCGACGAGCTGTTGGCCGGGCACATCGGGCAGGCCGACACACGACCGGCCATGCTCATGTTATGTGGCGACCAGATTTATGCTGATGACGTGGCCGGCCCCATGCTGGCGGCCATCCACGCATTGATTGATCGCCTGGGCCTGTACGGCGAATATCTTGACGGCGCCGTTGTAGCCGACAGCGAAGCGCTGTACGCTCACCCGGCAGGCTATTACCGCCGCGAAGACCTGCTGCCCGCATTCAAATCGAACGAGGCGCTGCGTGAACGCTTCTTTGGCGGCGTGGAAAAACCGATTTTTACGACTACCAGCGCACACAACCACCTGGTGACCCTGGCCGAAGTCATGGCCATGTATCTGCTGGTCTGGTCGCCTGTACCGTGGCAACTCGTGCCCGAGCCACCCATGCCTGCGCTTGATGTCGAACACGCACGCCAATGGCGAAGCGAGATCGGTATACTGCAGGGCTTCCGTCGCGACCTGCCTAAGGCTTCGCGCCTGCTCGCGCATGTGCAGACCCTGATGATCTTTGATGATCACGACATCACCGATGACTGGAATTTGTCGGCCAAGTGGGCCACCACCGCCTATGAACATCCATTCTCGCGACGCATCGTCGGCAACGCGCTCGTGGCCTACATGCTATGCCAGGCTGGGGCAATCGTCCCGATGCGTTCGACGCGGTGCTGGACGACACGAGCGCTCTTGCCGCTACACCAGACGCCACAGATCACCTGGATGCCACCGCGCAGGACGCGCTGATCACGCGCCTGCTTTCATTCAATCAATGGGACTATGTGCTACGCACACAGCCGACCGTGATCGTTCTTGATACGCGTACACGCCGCTGGCACAGCAGGAGATTGCCCAGCCGCCCGTCCGGACTGATGGACTGGGAGTCTTTGACCGACTTGCAGCATGAATTGCTGGATGAAACGGCCGCCGTGATCGTCTCGCCCACGCCCATGTTTGGTGTCAAGCTGATTGAAGTGGTGCAACGCCTATGCACCTTCGCCGGCCACGCGCTAACGGTTGACGCAGAAAACTGGATGACCCATCGCGGTTCAGCCAGCGTCATGCTGAACATCTTCCGCCATTCGCGCACACCGGGCAATTACGTTATCCTGTCGGGCGACGTGCACTATTCCTTTGCATACGATGTACAGGTGCGCGATCGAGATCGTTCCCCGCACATCTGGCAGATCACCAGCAGCGGCATCAAGAATGAATTTCCAAGACGGCTGCTGGACTGGCTGGATCGCCTTAACCGCTGGCTTTATTCACCGCGCTCGCCACTGAACTGGTTTACGCAACGGCGGCACCTGCAGATACAGCCGCGCCTGCCGGATCAACGCCGTAGCGGTGAACGCTTATGGAATGGCGCAGGCATAGGCCAAATACTGCTTGATGCGCAGGTCGACCAGCACGCATTCTGCAACACAACGCCGACGGCCGCCCTTCCACCGAATTTATTGCACCCGAACAGACCGTGTCCGCTGCAACGGTTGCACAACAACCAGGCACGGGTGATTAGTTCAAGCGAATGCGCTCGACGGGGTGGTATTGCCTTTAGCACAACTTCATGTTCCGGTCGCACTGTCTTGATTGCGCGGCGCTTGCGGGCCTCGCACTCTACAGTAACAGCGCCCGCGTGCCGTTCAGACTCAGTACTGTCCCAGGATATTGAATAACGCCTGGCCGATCTGCGGCAGAAAGGTGATGTCTTCAGACACTGCCTTGCCATGGGAAAAAACCACAATCGTAATGGCGCCATACGCTTTGCAGTAGTCCTGCGGCAACAGAAAATGCGCACTGTCGTGCCTGTTGTAACTGGATAGCGCGTCGCCAGTCCAGCCATTCCATCCTGCCTTGGAATAATATTCCAGGTTATCCGGCAGATGCTCTCCCAGGAACCCGTTTACCTGCGAATGTGGCAGAGCCTTGAAGTCCGAAGAAAGGGAGCGCTTCAGATACCTGGCCGCCTCCTGGCTCATGCCCGCGTCAAGGAATGTCCCACTGCAGATTTCACTAAGCAGGCGTGCCACGAAATCACTGCTAAGACAGTTGTGATTATTTTTCCCATCCAGCGTGACAAAGAGTCTTTCCCGACCGTAGCGATCGTCATCCATGAGTTTCTGGCAAACATTGATGCCCTGGCTTCCGGCCAGCCCAGACCAGCGAAAAACCGGTTCACACCCTGGCGCCGCTCAAACCATTGCTTCATTTCCGCCTCGGGCAACAGCGTATCGCCGGTAGTGCCCGACAGCATATCAATAACGTAATTGGTTGCATTATTGCTTGACCACAGAATCATGTCAGTTATGGCGCGGCCCAATTCCTCATGCGGCATCACCTTTCCGTCCCGCAACGCGGCCTGTGCCGCCGTCAGATAAGCCACCTTAACGACACTGGCGGGATAAAATTGCCGCTGGCCCTGCCAGGAAAATCCGTCAGGTTCGCCCGCAGCCATACCCGCTGCTGCTCTTGGAAACAAGTGCAACGTGATGCTCGAATCAGCTACGTCGTGCGCCAGCGGCGCAAATATCTGCCGCACAGACGACAGCAGGCGCTGCCCGATTTGGCTCGATTGTTCTGTTTGTTGGTAATACATAGAAAATTTCCTAGATCTCTGCCAATCGTATGCATCTGGCGCGTTGTGTTCCCGAGACGGGTGTCAGCTCTGGATGGTTTTGCCTGCAGCGTTCTGTCACGTAAGGACAACGGCTCGAGAACGCGCAGCCTGCAATGGTTTCATGCGGATCGGGCAGTTCACCCTCCAGAATCGCAGATGGATTCCTGACCGACGGATCGGCAATCGGGATCGCCGACAGCAAGGCCCGCGTATAGGGATGCCGGGGCCGGGAAAAGATATCATCCTTGCTGCCCTCCTCCACAATCTCCCCAAGATACATCACCAGGACGCGATCGCTCACGCGCTTAACCACGTTCAGATCATGGGCGACGAACAGAAACGCGACCCGCAGCTTATGCCGGATCTCCTCGAACAGATTGATAATCTGCGCCTGCACCGACGCATCCAGCGCAGACACGGGTTCGTCCGCAATAATCAGTTGCGGGTTGACGGCCAGCGCCCTGGCAATGGAAACCCGTTGACGCTGACCACCACTTAAGGCATAAGGAAACTTCTGTTTCAGTGACAGCGGCAAGCCGACAATGCCAAGTAACCGGTCCACCTCAGCGGCCAGATCACCTTTATTACTCGCCGGGACATGCGTCGCCAGCGCCTCTTTGAGCAGGCGTCCAATGGTAAATCGCGGATTCAGCGACGAATACGGATCCTGGAACACCATCTGAATCCGGGTGCTGCGTTCGAATCGGCTAAACTGGTCCATTGATCTGCCGTCTGACCAGATAACCGTTCCGTCCGAAGGCCTTTGCAATCCGACAATACATTTGCCCAGGGTGCTTTTACCGCAACCGGATTCGCCCACCACCCCAACAATTTCGCCTTCGTTCACGTGCAGCGACACGCCTTTGAGCGCATGCAGAAAGCCCGCTTGTTTGCCTGTGAGAAAGTCGCCCAGACGTCGTCGGCTACCATAACGCTTTTCCAGATTTTGTACCGTCAGCAGAGCTGGAGCATGTGATTCGCTTACCACAACGCTTCCTCCTTACGATGACAGGCACAGGCGTGTGCCGGCGTCAGGTTTTCACTCTGGGGGCTTTCGACTTGACATCGTTCGATCGCAAACTTGCAGCGTGGATGAAAACGACAACCGGTAGGATAGTGCCCGGCGGCAGGAGGCTCGCCGGCGATCGGCTCCAGCTTGTGCTGCGGATCAACGTGCGCGGGCAATGCATTGAGCAGCGCCCGCGTGTAGGGATGGCGCGGGTTGGCAAAAATTTCTGCCACGCTACCGCTTTCTACAATTTTGCCGGCATACATGACTGCCATATCATCGCAATGCTGGGCGACCACGCCTAGGTCATGCGTGACCAGCAACACAGACATACCCACACGCTCGCGCAGCTCGTGCAGCAGCCGTAAAACCTGGGCCTGAATGGTGACATCCAGCGCCGTGGTAGGTTCATCGGCAATCAGCAGCTCTGGCGCACAGGATAGCGCCATGGCAATCAGCACCCGCTGGCGCAGCCCGCCGCTCAATTCATGCGGCCAGGCATTAAAGCGTCGCTCGGCAGAGGTAATGCCCACTTCACGCAGCAGCCCCACCACTTTTTCCCGGACCTGGGCTGACGACAAGCCGGCATGATTGCGCCGTACAATTTCTGCCACCTGATCACCCACCCGCATGGTCGGATTCAATGCGGTCATGGGGTCCTGGAAAATCATGGAAATCTTCCGACCGCGCACTTGCGTCAACTGCTGCTCGTCCATTGCAGCCAGGTCCTTGCCGTCAAACAGGATCCGCCCTTGTTCAATCACAAAGGGCG
Above is a window of Advenella kashmirensis WT001 DNA encoding:
- a CDS encoding Bug family tripartite tricarboxylate transporter substrate binding protein; translated protein: MRQTKATMLAVGITAMVTGATAFGAQGNANWPNRTMTLIVPFAAGGGGDTLARLVADPLAKTVGQSIVVENHPGAGGNIGSAAAARAKADGYTFLYGTNGTQAINHALYKSVGYKPDQLKAVGRFSTIELTLVVARDNAKGIGTITDLRNYRAGTDKPLTCGSAGNGTSSHLACEMFKKQTGMPVTHVPYKGNAAAVTDIIGGRIDFIIDVTPNVISQIRAGRLKALAVTSKTPSPSLPGVPTLDGSGLKGFEFYAWDGLYAPADTPPEVINKMNAAIGQTLKLKETDQRLRGRGAVPSPMTPEQFQTFTEEEKQRLGAIVRDIGATVD
- a CDS encoding ABC transporter ATP-binding protein, whose protein sequence is MNVTTEDVLRVENLHAGFGQRGRAQMAIEGVTFQVKKGRVFGLVGESGCGKSTTCRSIIRLFGGSPFVIEQGRILFDGKDLAAMDEQQLTQVRGRKISMIFQDPMTALNPTMRVGDQVAEIVRRNHAGLSSAQVREKVVGLLREVGITSAERRFNAWPHELSGGLRQRVLIAMALSCAPELLIADEPTTALDVTIQAQVLRLLHELRERVGMSVLLVTHDLGVVAQHCDDMAVMYAGKIVESGSVAEIFANPRHPYTRALLNALPAHVDPQHKLEPIAGEPPAAGHYPTGCRFHPRCKFAIERCQVESPQSENLTPAHACACHRKEEALW
- a CDS encoding metallophosphoesterase family protein, with the protein product MPGWGNRPDAFDAVLDDTSALAATPDATDHLDATAQDALITRLLSFNQWDYVLRTQPTVIVLDTRTRRWHSRRLPSRPSGLMDWESLTDLQHELLDETAAVIVSPTPMFGVKLIEVVQRLCTFAGHALTVDAENWMTHRGSASVMLNIFRHSRTPGNYVILSGDVHYSFAYDVQVRDRDRSPHIWQITSSGIKNEFPRRLLDWLDRLNRWLYSPRSPLNWFTQRRHLQIQPRLPDQRRSGERLWNGAGIGQILLDAQVDQHAFCNTTPTAALPPNLLHPNRPCPLQRLHNNQARVISSSECARRGGIAFSTTSCSGRTVLIARRLRASHSTVTAPACRSDSVLSQDIE
- a CDS encoding ABC transporter ATP-binding protein; protein product: MVSESHAPALLTVQNLEKRYGSRRRLGDFLTGKQAGFLHALKGVSLHVNEGEIVGVVGESGCGKSTLGKCIVGLQRPSDGTVIWSDGRSMDQFSRFERSTRIQMVFQDPYSSLNPRFTIGRLLKEALATHVPASNKGDLAAEVDRLLGIVGLPLSLKQKFPYALSGGQRQRVSIARALAVNPQLIIADEPVSALDASVQAQIINLFEEIRHKLRVAFLFVAHDLNVVKRVSDRVLVMYLGEIVEEGSKDDIFSRPRHPYTRALLSAIPIADPSVRNPSAILEGELPDPHETIAGCAFSSRCPYVTERCRQNHPELTPVSGTQRARCIRLAEI
- a CDS encoding GntR family transcriptional regulator, with amino-acid sequence MSTLIKTVTEELRRRILKGSLPAGSRIKEIEFSAELNVSRTPLRLALGELERLGYVEKSGRQGFRVREINMDEVAEALELRGVLEGYAARRIAETAISDKDSAWLRMLVDKGRELICAWTRETRQLFVESWADNNKQFHDALITLARNTHLAESMQTVSRTVFARASNLGSIGDYPEIELEFFTRAQEDHEAIFEAIIQREGTRAEALCREHARRSIENKKKLSRLSDCR
- a CDS encoding serine hydrolase family protein; the encoded protein is MYYQQTEQSSQIGQRLLSSVRQIFAPLAHDVADSSITLHLFPRAAAGMAAGEPDGFSWQGQRQFYPASVVKVAYLTAAQAALRDGKVMPHEELGRAITDMILWSSNNATNYVIDMLSGTTGDTLLPEAEMKQWFERRQGVNRFFAGLGWPEARASMFARNSWMTIATVGKDSLSRWMGKIITTVLAVISWHACLVKSAVGHSLTRA
- a CDS encoding type II toxin-antitoxin system Phd/YefM family antitoxin, which gives rise to MTFTSMTSREFNQAASEATRAANNGPVFITDRGRPAHVLMSIELYRRITASQRKIADLLAMPGIADSDFETPRSPDLAKINLFHSNTIRHM
- a CDS encoding metallophosphoesterase family protein translates to MLMLCGDQIYADDVAGPMLAAIHALIDRLGLYGEYLDGAVVADSEALYAHPAGYYRREDLLPAFKSNEALRERFFGGVEKPIFTTTSAHNHLVTLAEVMAMYLLVWSPVPWQLVPEPPMPALDVEHARQWRSEIGILQGFRRDLPKASRLLAHVQTLMIFDDHDITDDWNLSAKWATTAYEHPFSRRIVGNALVAYMLCQAGAIVPMRSTRCWTTRALLPLHQTPQITWMPPRRTR